From a single Streptomyces sp. NBC_00377 genomic region:
- the qcrA gene encoding cytochrome bc1 complex Rieske iron-sulfur subunit, with amino-acid sequence MSSHNIPEENLPAEQSAGHNEHGHGAVGVADEHNPFADPGLPPHEHRVQDIDERAAKRSERAVAFLFTLSMLATVGFIASYVAIPADRSIFVFPIGHLSALNFALGLTLGTALFTIGAGAVHWARTLMSDVEVADERHPIAAPPEVRAKVHADFAQGAKESGLGRRKLIRNTMFGAMALVPLSGVVLLRDLGPLPEDKLRHTLWAKGKLLVNMNTNEPLRPSDVAVGSLTFAKPEGLEEHDEEFQNEIAKAALMIVRLQPDNIKDKQELDWSYQGIVAYSKICTHVGCPISLYEQQTHHVLCPCHQSTFDLSDGARVIFGPAGHALPQLRIGVNDEGYLEALGDFEEPVGPAFWERG; translated from the coding sequence ATGAGTAGCCACAACATTCCAGAAGAGAACCTGCCTGCCGAGCAGTCCGCAGGACACAACGAGCACGGTCACGGTGCGGTGGGCGTCGCGGACGAGCACAACCCGTTCGCGGACCCCGGTCTCCCGCCGCACGAGCACCGCGTCCAGGACATCGACGAGCGGGCCGCCAAGCGGTCCGAGCGTGCGGTCGCCTTCCTGTTCACGCTGTCGATGCTCGCCACGGTCGGCTTCATCGCCTCGTACGTGGCGATCCCCGCCGACAGGTCGATCTTCGTGTTCCCGATCGGCCACCTCAGCGCGCTGAACTTCGCGCTGGGTCTGACGCTGGGCACGGCGCTGTTCACCATCGGCGCCGGCGCGGTCCACTGGGCCCGCACCCTGATGTCCGACGTGGAGGTCGCCGACGAGCGGCACCCGATCGCCGCGCCCCCCGAGGTCCGGGCGAAGGTCCACGCGGACTTCGCGCAGGGCGCCAAGGAGTCCGGGCTCGGCCGTCGCAAGCTGATCCGCAACACGATGTTCGGCGCGATGGCCCTGGTGCCGCTGTCCGGTGTCGTGCTGCTGCGCGACCTCGGCCCGCTGCCCGAGGACAAGCTGCGTCACACGCTGTGGGCCAAGGGCAAGCTGCTCGTCAACATGAACACGAACGAGCCGCTGCGTCCGTCGGACGTCGCCGTCGGTTCGCTCACCTTCGCCAAGCCCGAGGGCCTGGAGGAGCACGACGAGGAGTTCCAGAACGAGATCGCCAAGGCTGCCCTGATGATCGTCCGGCTCCAGCCGGACAACATCAAGGACAAGCAGGAACTCGACTGGTCCTACCAGGGCATCGTGGCGTACTCGAAGATCTGCACCCACGTCGGTTGTCCGATCTCGCTGTACGAGCAGCAGACGCACCACGTGCTGTGCCCCTGCCACCAGTCCACCTTCGACCTCTCCGACGGTGCCCGAGTGATCTTCGGTCCCGCCGGTCACGCCCTGCCGCAGCTGCGCATCGGCGTGAACGACGAGGGCTACCTCGAAGCGCTCGGCGACTTCGAGGAGCCCGTCGGTCCTGCATTCTGGGAGCGCGGATGA
- the qcrC gene encoding cytochrome bc1 complex diheme cytochrome c subunit has product MKKLSARRRHPLAALVVLLLALAATGGLYAAFAPASNAQADDTAQSLTIDEGKKLYAVGCASCHGAGGQGTSDGPSLVGVGAAAVDFQVGTGRMPAATSQGPQVPKKKVIYTQAEIDQLAAFISSLGAGPSVPTDAEYGPEGADIAKGGELFRTNCAQCHNFTGKGGALTKGKYAPTLEDVDPKHIYEAMQTGPQNMPSFPDTTLSEQNKKDIIAYLHAVNSDDTDNPGGLELGGLGPVSEGLFAWIFGLGALIAVAVWVAARTAKAKKS; this is encoded by the coding sequence GTGAAAAAGCTCTCCGCACGACGACGCCATCCGCTGGCGGCGCTCGTCGTCCTACTCCTCGCGCTGGCGGCCACTGGGGGGCTGTACGCCGCGTTCGCGCCCGCGAGCAACGCGCAGGCAGACGACACCGCCCAGTCCCTCACCATCGACGAGGGCAAGAAGCTCTACGCCGTTGGTTGCGCAAGCTGCCACGGCGCCGGCGGTCAGGGGACCTCCGACGGTCCGAGCCTGGTCGGCGTGGGCGCCGCGGCGGTCGACTTCCAGGTCGGCACCGGGCGCATGCCCGCGGCTACCTCCCAGGGCCCCCAGGTGCCCAAGAAGAAGGTCATCTACACGCAGGCCGAGATCGACCAGCTCGCCGCGTTCATCTCCTCCCTGGGCGCCGGCCCGTCCGTCCCCACCGACGCCGAGTACGGCCCGGAGGGCGCGGACATCGCCAAGGGCGGTGAGCTGTTCCGCACCAACTGCGCGCAGTGCCACAACTTCACCGGCAAGGGCGGCGCCCTCACCAAGGGCAAGTACGCTCCGACCCTCGAGGACGTGGACCCGAAGCACATCTACGAGGCCATGCAGACCGGCCCGCAGAACATGCCTTCCTTCCCCGACACCACCCTGTCGGAGCAGAACAAGAAGGACATCATCGCGTACCTGCACGCGGTCAACAGCGACGACACCGACAACCCGGGCGGTCTGGAGCTGGGCGGCCTCGGGCCGGTCAGCGAGGGCCTGTTCGCCTGGATCTTCGGTCTCGGTGCCCTGATCGCGGTCGCCGTCTGGGTCGCCGCTCGGACCGCAAAGGCCAAGAAGTCATGA
- the ctaE gene encoding aa3-type cytochrome oxidase subunit III: protein MSVVATATTVDTGHAHPSVNRPNLTSVGTIIWLSSELMFFAALFAMYFTLRSVTGPDHWKEMAEALNFPFSATNTTILVLSSLTCQLGVFAAERGDVKKLRMWFIVTFIMGAIFIGGQIFEYTELVKKDGLSLSSDPYGSVFYLTTGFHGMHVTGGLIAFLFVLGRTYAAKRFTHEQATAAIVVSYYWHFVDVVWIGLFATIYMIK, encoded by the coding sequence ATGTCGGTCGTGGCGACAGCAACGACAGTAGATACCGGGCACGCGCACCCGTCGGTCAATCGGCCGAACCTCACCAGCGTCGGAACCATCATCTGGCTGAGCTCCGAGCTGATGTTCTTCGCGGCCCTCTTCGCGATGTACTTCACCCTGCGATCGGTGACGGGTCCTGATCACTGGAAGGAAATGGCCGAGGCCCTGAACTTCCCGTTCTCGGCCACCAACACCACGATCCTGGTGCTCTCCTCGCTCACCTGCCAGCTCGGCGTCTTCGCCGCCGAGCGCGGTGACGTGAAGAAGCTCAGAATGTGGTTCATCGTCACCTTCATCATGGGTGCGATCTTCATCGGCGGTCAGATCTTCGAGTACACGGAGCTGGTGAAGAAGGACGGGCTCTCGCTCTCCTCCGACCCGTACGGCTCGGTGTTCTACCTGACCACCGGCTTCCACGGCATGCACGTGACGGGCGGCCTCATCGCCTTCCTGTTCGTCCTCGGGCGCACCTACGCGGCCAAGAGGTTCACCCACGAGCAGGCGACCGCGGCCATCGTCGTGTCCTACTACTGGCACTTCGTCGATGTCGTCTGGATCGGCCTCTTCGCCACGATCTACATGATCAAGTAG